A DNA window from Anastrepha ludens isolate Willacy chromosome 6, idAnaLude1.1, whole genome shotgun sequence contains the following coding sequences:
- the LOC128865871 gene encoding atypical protein kinase C isoform X5: MMIMWSGICEAASLYGLQASTFFMSGGGGIFPNVPSAPGMSCDGEDRSIYRRGARRWRKLYRVNGHIFQAKRFNRRAFCAYCQDRIWGLGRQGFKCIQCKLLVHKKCHKLVQKHCTNEHVEPLVRERDDAFAEQLPEVLPPLPDYASQASGSGHGMVDPCDPLAALEIQPHDGQLQQQQQHQNIEEQLEPGTQRQYSINDFELIRVIGRGSYAKVLMVELKNTGRIYAMKVIKKALVTDDEDIDWVQTEKHVFETASNHPFLVGLHSCFQTPARLFFVIEFVRGGDLMFHMQRQRRLPEEHARFYAAEISLALNFLHEKGIIYRDLKLDNVLLDHEGHIKLTDYGMCKEGIRPGDTTSTFCGTPNYIAPEILRGEDYGFSVDWWALGVLLYEMLAGRSPFDIAGASENPDQNTEDYLFQVILEKTIRIPRSLSVKAASVLKGFLNKNPADRLGCHRESAFMDIVNHPFFKSIDWEMIAQKEVQPPYKPTFDPGDPYMATNFDAQFTRETAELTPDDSRVIDKIDQSEFEGFEYVNPLLMSLEDCV; encoded by the exons TATTTCCTAATGTACCTTCTGCACCTGGCATGTCCTGTGATGGAGAAGATC GCAGCATCTACAGACGTGGCGCACGCAGATGGCGCAAACTATATCGCGTTAATGGACACATTTTCCAAGCCAAACGCTTCAACCGG CGCGCCTTCTGCGCCTATTGTCAGGATCGCATCTGGGGCTTGGGACGGCAAGGTTTCAAGTGCATTCAATGCAAATTGTTGGTGCACAAAAAATGCCATAAACTCGTACAGAAGCACTGCACCAACGAACATGTGGAACCGTTAGTTCGAGAACGTGATGATGCTTTTGCCGAACAGTTGCCGGAAGTGTTGCCACCATTGCCCGATTATGCGTCACAAGCGAGTGGCAGCGGTCATGGCATGGTGGATCCATGTGATCCGCTGGCTGCGTTAGAAATACAACCGCACGATggacaactacaacaacagcaacaacatcagaATATCGAAGAGCAATTGGAGCCGGGCACACAACGGCAATATTCAATTAACGATTTCGAATTGATACGCGTGATTGGACGCGGCAGCTATGCCAAGGTGTTGATGGTCGAGCTAAAGAACACCGGCCGTATTTATGCGATGAAAGTGATTAAGAAAGCGCTCGTAACCGACGACGAAGATATCGATTGGGTGCAAACGGAGAAGCATGTCTTCGAGACAGCCTCCAATCATCCGTTCTTGGTGGGCTTGCATTCGTGCTTCCAGACACCGGCGCGTCTCTTTTTCGTCATTGAATTCGTACGTGGCGGCGATCTTATGTTCCACATGCAACGACAACGTCGTCTGCCCGAAGAGCATGCACGCTTCTATGCGGCGGAAATTAGTCTGGCACTGAACTTTTTGCATGAGAAAGGTATTATATATCGCGATTTGAAGTTGGACAATGTGCTGTTGGATCATGAGGGTCACATTAAGTTGACCGATTATGGCATGTGCAAGGAGGGTATACGTCCCGGCGACACGACCTCCACATTCTGTGGCACACCCAATTATATTGCGCCAGAGATATTGCGCGGCGAAGACTATGGTTTCTCAGTGGATTGGTGGGCGTTGGGCGTGTTACTGTACGAGATGTTGGCCGGTCGCAGTCCATTCGATATTGCGGGCGCATCGGAGAATCCCGATCAA AACACTGAAGATTATCTATTCCAAGTGATTTTGGAAAAGACCATACGTATACCGCGTTCGTTGAGCGTCAAGGCAGCGTCTGTATTGAAAGGTTTCCTTAACAAAAATCCAGCTGATCGTTTGGGTTGTCATCGCGAGTCCGCTTTCATGGACATCGTGAATCATCCGTTCTTCAAGAGCATCGACTGGGAAATg atCGCACAAAAGGAAGTACAACCACCATATAAGCCAACATTTGATCCTGGCGATCCATATATGGCAACAAATTTTGACGCGCAATTTACTAGAGAAACAGCCGAATTGACGCCAGATGATTC TCGTGTCATTGACAAGATAGATCAATCGGAATTCGAAGGATTCGAGTATGTGAATCCGCTGCTGATGTCGCTGGAGGACTGCGTCTGA